ATTGATTGCACTTGGAATAAATCCCCGCCATTCTTTATCGACAATGTCGCGGCCGTATGGCGAAAGGTATGCGGCGAGTTACGGACATCCTTCAGCCCGGCTCTTTCGCCTAATCTATGAATAGCCAAATATATACCTTTAGGCGTGAGAGTCTTACTGTCAGTAGTAACCCAAAGAGACGGATTATTATCAACTCGGGCATGTAGATATTTATAAACTGCCATCTGGGTGCGTTTAGAAATTCCCACAACACGCTGTTTACGTCCCTTACCCCAGACGCTGATTGTTTCTCTATCTACATCAATATCTGAAATATTGATGTTCGCAAGCTCCCCTAACCTAATCCCATTATCAATTAACACCAGCATAATAGCCCGGTCACGTAAACTCAAAATACCTCGCCCTTCACACGCTAAAAGCAACGACCTTAGTTCATCCGGATAGTAAGGCCGAATTATTTTTTTGGGAACTTTTGGCGGACGGATAGGAGCCATCGGGCTAAAACTGATAACACCTTCTCGTGTTAGCCAATTGAAAAAAACTTTAATAGAGCGATAATAACCGTGGACACTTACCGGCTGACAAGTTTCCTGTTTGGTAAGTAAAAATCCTCTTATATGTGAGGCAGTAACTTCTTTTGGATCTGTAAGACCAAGAGCTACCATGTAATCGATTATCTGACCAATCTTCTGCCGATAATCAAAAATAGTCCTGCGGGATAAATCTTCAACACGGCATGCCAAAAGAAATGCTTCAAGGTGACGTCTAAGACCAGTGGATACAATCAGGGTATCAAGTTTACGTATAGTTCTATCGTGAGCTTGGGGTGCAATCAGGGTATCTTTCACCGCACTTTTTGGACAGCCGCCGGTGTATTTAGCTTTAAAGTAGGCCGTACAGGTCTCGAACCTGTGACCCTCTGATTAAAAATCAGCGGATATTCTTACAGGAGCCCGGCAATTACCTTGAAGTGCCCAAACTGGCTGCTCTGGAAGCTCAAAAAAACGGTGACACCGTAGTGGTGCTTAAAACCGGTGACCCTCTGGTAGCCCCGGCTGGCTTGGACGGGATAACAAGCACTTTTAACGGCTTTGAGGTGGAGATTATTCCTGGTATAAGCTCAGTTCAGCTGGCAGCAGCCAAAGCCGGCATATCTTTGTATGATGCCGCTATTATTACCTACCACCCTTTGCCGCATGACGGGGGCAAAGACCTGCGGAAAAAACGCCGCCGGATGCTTGATGCTCTAAGCTGGGGCTTGCATTTAATAGTCCTAACCGGGGTTCGCCAGATGCCCAATGCTACTGCCCGCTGCCTGCTGGATAGGGGTATAGCGCCGGATTCCAGAGTAATGGTTATTGAAAACCCGGCCTGTCCTGACGAAAAAATCACCAGCTGTTCCCTTGCTGATGTAAGCTCCCAGAGATTTGGCTGGTTTTCAGTTATGGTTGTTTTTAATAAACCTGACTAAAATAATAAAGGCCGGTCAAAGCCGGCCTTTAGCTAGTACCTGTGGCTGCTTAATCAGGAAATGAGTTTACCTTTGTCCTGGGGTGCCTGGGAATAGACCGCATCTACTTTGACTGTGCCTACCCCGGTGATATCCACCCCCATGGCTTCTTTGAGTGCCTTGGCGAACTGGTCAAAGAGGGGGCCGGAGGTGTGGTATTTGAGGAAAGTGCCTTTTACCTGATAAGTGGTGAAGGGAGGGGCAACCGGTACTTTCACGGCTACAATAGCCACTTTCTTGGTTTCTTCAAGGTTCTTAAAAGTGCGGGTGGTGCGGCCGTATAAATCAGCAAAGGCCAGTGTTTCTGCGTCCACTGCGGTCATGCTGGTTTTGGGGGTAACGTTCAGTTCACCCTTTTTATCTATAGTGGCTACCATTTTGGGGACACTGGGGTCCTGAAAAAGGTTGATTACTTCTTGTGACATTTTGCCCATGTTAGATTTCCGTCCTTTTTGAATAAAAATAAATTTCTAAGAAGATTACGTCTGAAAATATTTAGTCCGTATATACTCCTCCTATTAATAATACCAAGCGGCGGTGTCTATTTTGGTGACACAGGGTTAAAAACTGGTGGCTAAAGGTATTAAATTCACGGTAAGGTTCCTGTGTGCTGTCTTAGCTTAGCAGGACCAGAACAGCCAGCACGATGGCGGTTATACCCAGCAGCAGGTGCACCCAGAACAGCTTTATGGTAATAAAGCCCTTAAGCGGGTTATGGGGGGTTTTCAGGGTAAAGCCGCAAATCCCGGTTGCCAGAATGAAGATAAGTGCCCAGGTAGACATAAAATAGCCTCCTTTTAGTTTTTGTGCAGCTTAATATTTGCATACTCAGGGCGGCTTAGTCTGTAAAATTTATTACATATTCAGCGTCCGGTTTTTTGTATAATCTAGGTATAAACCGAAAACGGGGAGGACTCAGGTGAAATATTTGAACTGCATGATGGATTTGTGGCTGTTTGACTCCCTTAACCCGCAGGAGAAGACCGAGATAAGCCGCCTTTTCAGGCGTCCGGAATATTTAAAGAATGAGTATCTTTTCAGCGAAGGCGAACCGGCCAGTGCCGTTTTTGTGGTGGCTAAAGGCCGGGTGAAGCTCTTTAAAACGGCTGAAAATGGGCGGGAGATTATTCTGGCTTATTTGACTCAGAACCAGCTCTTCGGGGAAGAGATTTTGTTTAATGATGCTATCCGGACTATTACCGCCGTGGCCATGGAAGATACCCGGCTGTGTGCCTGTTATAAAAGTGACTTTGAAAATTTGCTTTCGCAAAATTCGCAGATAGCGGTTAAAGTTATCCGCACCCTCAGTGAAAAAATAAATAACATTACCGAAACTCTGGCGGATATGGCTATTTACGATATCCAAAACCGGCTGGCGCGCACTCTGGCCAGGCTGGCTAAAGAACACGGCGAAGATGTAGGTGATGGCAGACGCCTAAATTTCCGTTTAACCCACGATGACCTTGGTTCTTTAGTGGGGGCATCCCGGGTGATGGTGACTAATGTTATAAAATCCCTGAAAAAATCCGGCATAATCAAAGATGATATTGACCATAAGCTGGTGGTCAGCCAGTGGTTTCTGAATGATTTTTCTGATGAAATGCCCAAATTTATCAGAAAAGATTCAAGCGCCTGCAAGTGTTTCCCGAAACCCGGCGAATAAGTATCTTAGCAGTAAATGTTTAATGCATCTTTCAGGGGGAAGAGGCGCTTCAGGTCTTTTTGTTATAACTATATAGCGGTTTATTCGGTAATCTGATAGCCTACTCCGGGTATGTTAATGATGAATTCTTTCGCACCGTCAATCCTGCTTAATTTTTGTCTTATTCGCATAATATGGGTTTTAATAGTTTCTTTGGCATAATATTCATTGCGTCCCCAAATTGATTTGGATATATCAGCGTAACTTACAGTACTTCCGGTTTTGCTCAGTAGTATATGCAGTAGCTGTCCCTCCGTAACGGTTAAATTTACGCGGTTGTTTTTGTAGGATATTTCCTTCAGACTGTTACCAAATCTCCAATGTCCGTACTTGATTCCCAGGTCCTGACTTGTTTTATTGAGCCGTTTCAGTAGAGATTTTACTCTGGCTATCAGTTCCAGCGGCTGAAAGGGTTTGGTAATGTAATCATCTGCACCTAGTTCAAAAGCCGTAAAAATTTCCTGTTCGTTGTTTCTGGCAGTTAGAATAAGTATGGGCAGACTGGAAAATGCCCGTATTTGCTTAAGGACGTTTATGCCATCAATATCCGGCAGACCCAAATCTATAATAGCAATGTCAAAATCGTCTTTATAGACAGCCTCAATGCCTGTTTTACCCAGATGTACAGCCTTGGTTTCCATATCCGGCCAAAAAGACTTGAAGAGTAAGAAAACGGATTCAACTATCTTTTTATCATCTTCTATAAATAGAAGTTTCATGTCGAAGATACCTTTAAAGGCGGTTGAGGTATGGTAAACAGGAAGGTAGTGCCTTTCCCGTATTCGCTTTCTACCCAGATACGTCCGCCATGCAGTTTGACGTATGTTCGTACAATGCTGAGCCCCAGTCCCAGCCCTTGCAGCTTTTTCTGTCTGCTCTCCACCCGGTAATAAGGTTTGAATATATTTTTAATCTCTCCCGGTTCTATCCCAATGCCGCTGTCTGAAACAGAGAAAAGAACGTTATTCTGGTCACGGCTGATATTAATGGATATCAGTCCGGAATCTGGGGAGTACTTTATAGCGTTATCTATCAGATTGTCCAGGATTTGCCTTAAACGGTCCTCATCAGCAATTATAAAACTTACTTCCGGGGCGATAATTATCTTGAAATCAATATGGTTGGTATTGTACATACCATGCTGTATGGAGATGATATGGTCAAGCATTTCTTTAATATTAAAGCGGCTTCGGTTCAGTTTGGGGTCTCTGACTTCACACTGGGCCATATCCAGTAGTTCGTCAAGGCGGGTATTTAAATTCATGGTGCTCTCGTAAATGTTTGCAGCCAGCGCTTTATATTTACCGTCAGCCGCTATATTGGAGAGTACTCCGCTGGATGAGATTATGGAAGTAAGGGGTGTTTTCAAATCATGGACTACTATTCGGGTAAATTCCAGCCGGCTTTTCATTTCTGTTTGTATGCACTTCCGGAGTTTCTTTTCATTCTCATAAGATGCCAGTAGTTGGTTATAGACCAGTTTGCGTTTATTGATTTCGTCTGATAGTAGCTTTTTTACGTCAATGGCGAGGTTTTCCTGGCCGGATAAGGCCGGGTTGCCGGAAATGTTGACAGGTGCTGCAGCCGAAAAGGAGATTTCTCTGGTTACATCTTTTATAAAAGTGATACTCAGTATTCCGTTATCGGAGTTGTCCTTCAAAAGGAAACCCTCTGATTCTGCCCAAATGAACCCGCCATCCTTTTTAGAATAACGTTTAACAATCTTTGAATAGCAGTGTTCGTCATCCCAGATTCTCATGGCGTGCTGATAGCTGATTTCCAAATCATCCGGGTGAGTAAGATCGAACATGGTTTTACCAATGAGTTCTTTTTTACGGTAACCAAGCATTTTACATAAAGCTTGATTAACGTGGATTATCTGGTGCATCTTCTGATCGACAATAGCCATTCCGACCAGAGTGTTGCGCTGCATTATCTTGACAATCTGGCTGCAATAGTCCGCTGTCCCGATCCGTTCTGAAGAAGGCATTTTCATCCGGTGCTCCTTGAATTTAATTTTATACCCCTTATTTTCGAAGGACAACGGCTGTTACAATTTTTTACCGCAACTTCATTATTTATAACCATAATTGAATTCTCCTGTCACTGCCTGGTTGGTAAACTCCACTAAACCGTACTTTTTCGGTTGCCTGTATTATCTATTGCCCTGATTCCCAGGCAACCTTTCAAGTAAATAAAGTGGAGGTGAGAACAGAGTAAAAAACTTTATCTGACTGGCAATTCACTGGTATTTGTTGTCTGAATATAAGGAGAGGAAAAATGAATAAATTCCATTCAATTGTAAGCCGGCGTGATTTCATGAAAGGACTAGGTTTAGCCGGGGCGGGGTTGGGAGCAGCAGCGGCGGCAGCACCGGTTTTCCATGATTTGGATGAAGCGGCCTCTGCACCTGTAGCCGGCGGTTTTAGACGCCCGTGGTGGGTTAAGGAACGCGAATATGAAGATCCTACTTGTGAAGTAGATTGGAATCAGATAGAGCGGTCTGATAATTCGTGGACTATGCACGGTGTAAGGAACGGGGTAAAAGGCGGCTATCTCTTTGCCGGCCAGAAATACCTTGACTGGCAGAAAGAAGGTTCTGACCTGGCTTTTAACGGGGTGAAGAATAATGAACCTGGTCTTACCCTTAGGGATATGGCACTTGAGGGCGGCGCATCTCCATTACTTATGGGCTTAAACAAGGTAGTTAATTTTGTGTTGCCTGAAATAGACCAGAATGAGGTGCTGGCCCAGTTTGGTTTTACCGCCGCCGCTTGGCCTAATGCCTCGTCTTTCTGGGTAGCTTCTGCTCCGCCGGACTTTTGGGGAGTATCAAAGTGGCAGGGTACACCTGAAGAAAATTCCCGTATGCTACGTTCGGCCATGCGTTTCTTTGGGGCTTCCGAAGTGCGGTTTGCCGAGCTGAATGAGAAAACCAAGAAGCTTATTTTCACCCACCATGTTCATAATACGCCTATCGTATTTGAAGATGTGGACCGGGCATACGAAGTTGCCGGTCAGAAATTTGTCCTGCCAGATAAACCGCTCTATATAATCAGCGTTGCCATTCAAATGAGCAAAGAAATGTACCGCCAGGGTAATGCCGGCATCCGTTTTGCCGCCAATAATATGCGTTATCGTCTTAACAATGTGGTACAGGTGGCTACCCAGTCGTTTTTGAAGGGTATCGGTTATCAGGGTATTGGCTATCCTTCCGAATCACTTTTCCATGGTATGATGCCATCTCAGGCGGATGCTATTCTCACCGGTTTTGCCGAAATGGCCCGGAATAACAACTATTGCATAAGCCCGGAATTCGGAACGGTGGTTGGCTACTACAGTATTCTTACTGACCTGCCGCTGGCTCCAGATAAACCTATAGATGCGGGCTATTTCCGTTTTTGTCATACCTGCCGTAAATGCGCGGAAGCCTGTCCCTCTCAGGCTATCTCTTTTGATAGTGAGCCTAGTTGGGAAATACCCCCGTCTTCTGTAGACCCGGCTAAGGAAACTAAATACTCTACTCCAGGTAAGAAAGTATTCCACACAGATTCACCTGCCTGTTATTCAAGATGGATAGGCCTGCATGGTTGTGCCCGGTGTATGGGTACTTGTGTGTTTAATACCAATATGAAAGCCATGGTGCATGACGTGGTTCGGGCTACTGTGGGTACCACCGGTCTCTTTAACGGTTTTCTCTGGAATGCGGATAAAGCGTTTGGTTATGGGCTGGTGCCTCCGGAGAAATGGGAAGAATGGTGGGATAAAGATTATCCGGTACTCGGTCAGGATAGCACCATAGGTTCTTACTACGGTGGGTATTAAGAAAGACGAAAGGAGAGTTTGATATGTGGTTATTACTGGGTATTCTGCTAGGTATAATCGCTTTGGGATTAGTCTGGTGGTCTAAAAAGAGTAATACAAGCTTGCAATGGTATGACTGGGTCATTGGTCTTGCAGGTTTGGCTATGTTACTTTTTACTGTTCAGAATTATTTTGCATCTGTAGCCGAAGGAGAGCCTAAGGCATCCTATATGTTTTTGTTGGTTACAGGTTTACCTGCCGTTATCCTGCTGGCAGTTGTCTGGCAACTATTAGCCAGAAGAGCTAAACAGTCTTAGTGTAAGCAACTGAATATATTCGTAAGGGGAGAAACCGCCGGTTTCTCCCCTTTTATTTTTCTAGCGTACTCTTAGCTACGGATTTCTTAGAAAATAACCTAAGCCAGATCTGTTTATTATAACTGAGGAATTACCTGTAGATTTCTCTATCTTAGTTCTAAGGTATTGTATATGGACCTTCAATTTCTTTATATTTTCTTCGTTGTCTTCTCCCCATAGGTGTTCAGTGAGTTGAGTATAAGTGGCTGTATTAGGTGCTGCAAGGATAAGTTTTTCAAATAGGAGGCTTTCGTAAACACTCAGGTCAACTTTGCTGTTATTAATATGGATTGTTCTTTGAATTTTATCAAAATTGATATTGCCAAAGCTAAGATCATCAACACTTTTCTTGCGGATTAAAGCTTTTATTCTGGCAATGAGTTCCATTTTACGGGGTGGTTTGCTAATAAAATCATTTGCTCCTAATTCTAGGGCTTTTACAACATCTAGTTCATCGGTGCGGGCGGTAATAACCATTATAGGAATATCAGTAAAATGCCTTATTTCTGAAATTACTTCAAATCCGTTGATATCTGGCAACCCGATATCCAGAATAATTATATGAGGGGAGTATTCTTCTAATAATCTAATTCCCTCCCAGCCAGTCTGAGCTGTAAAGATTTCAGCGTTTGGCCATGTTAACTTGAAAATAGAGACAAACGCATCAGCGGTTTTAAAGTCATCTTCAACAATAAGTATTCGTTCCATTTGTCAGTCCGTATTATTGGCAGGCAGTATGATTGAAAATTTGCTGCCTGTATCTTTGATGCTTTTAACCCGTATTTTACCGCTATGGAGTTCAATAATCTTCTTGGATAAGGCCAAACCTAAGCCCAGTCCATCTGATTTGGTAAGTACATACGGTTTAAATAGTTTATGCAGGTCATCTTCTGAAATACCTGTGCCTTCGTCCATTATCTCAATGGTTACGTATTTTTGATTGAAACCGCATATCATTGTGATTTTATTCTTGGGCAGACTGAATGTTATTGCGTTATTCAGCAAATTTACAAGGACCTGTTTAAGCCGGTTTTGATCTGCGTATACTGGGGGTAAGTGAGGCCTGAAGAAAAGATGAAGCCTTAACTGTTTAGAGTTAAGGCTGGGGCTAAGCACAGAAGCTATCTCATTTATCAAGTCAAATAATGAAATCCATGTGCGGTTTATTTGTAAAGTACCCACTTCCCCTTTAGCCATATCGTAAAGTTCATTTATACGGGCTAAGAGTTCTAAGCTGGATAGTTTAATGTTATCGGCTAATTTCTTGTGCTTACCCTCCAAGTTGTCTTCCAGCATTTCGCTATTTAGTACTATGGGTGTAAGCGGGGTTTTTAGTTCATGTACTAAGGCTTTATAAAATTCGGTTCTTTGGTATATTTGACTTTCAAGTTCTATACGGAATTTTTGTTCCGCTTGGTGTAACTTTATAGCTCGCTTTTCGAGGCTTTTCCGTTCGGATATGTCACGTATTACAGCAATCGAAATAGGCGAATTGTCTATGGCTATCTGGGTAGCGTGAATTTCCACATCCAATACATTGCCGTCTTTTCTAAGATGCTTAGCCTCAAAAAAAACGTGGTGGTTCTTATTCATTTCTGTGCCAACCCAGGATAAAAGCGCATCTACTTCCTCCGGGGGGTGCAGGAATGAAGTATCATGCATTAGCAATTCGCTTCTAGAATATCCAAAATGTTTAATAGCGGCTTCATTTATTTCCACTATCATTCTGTCATGTGGCCCGGTGCCTTTAACTTCAGCGATAACAATTGGGTCGCTGCTTAAATCAAAAATGGTCTTGTACTTACGATAAAGTTTCTGACAGTTAAGTTTTTGTGATTTTTGCTCTTTATTCTGGCGGTAAAGATTTAGATTTATCATCCGGCGAGTCATTTTGTATTTAGTTGCTAAAGAATTCAATCTGGAAACAGGTCGAGTTTGATGCCTCTCAGCTGTTGATCCAGGGCTCGTATTGAGTTTTGATATTCTCATGGCTCTATCCCCAGACGTGCATATAAAGTAATTCCAGTCCAACTAATGTGTGCTTAAGCTGGATAATTATACAACAGATTTATCTGCTTAAGGGTATTTTTCTTCATTTTTAATCTGTTCACTTATCCCAATGCTTTTTATTAACTATTCTTATTATTTTTTAACTACGGGATTTTAGAATTAGCTGATGGGTTGCAGAAGCGTCATTGGTTTTCTGAGGTTTAAGGAGGTGATGTGTAATTTTGAATTTATAACTTGGCAATGGGTTTTTCATAAATTTATTAGAAGGAGATTAAAATGAGCAAACAGCACTCTACAGTTTCCCGTCGGGATTTCTTAAATGGTTTGGGTTTGACGGGGGCTGGAATTGGCTTAGCTAGTGCAGCTTCCCCAGTTTTTCATGATATGGATGAATTATTGGCTTCCTCTGGCCCCATAAACAAAAGACCATGGTGGGTTAAGGAACGAAATATTAAAGATGCTACCACTCCCATTGAGTGGTCTGCTGTGCAAAGGCGTCCTTACTTCTGGGCTTATCCTATGACTGCTCATCAGGAAGCTATAATTCAGGGTCTAATGAAACCTGAAGACCTGCCTTATCAGGTACAGCGGATATTGACGGCTGAAGAACTGGAAACAAGAAATCAGGTTGTTATTGATTATTGCAAGAATGAATTTCCGGGTTGGGAGCCTGGTCCAGATGGTTTTGGGGATTTAAGAAATACAGCCTTGGCCCAAGTAAGTGAGTTCTTTGGTTTTACCCGTTTCCCTCGCCGTTTTCAAACTAATGGCAAAATTATCAACTTAGCCCAATTGGTGGCGGATGCAGGCGGGGGTGACCGGATTGACGGCTTTTTACCCCCGATGTATGAAGGAGTAAAAAGCCCTGAAGAAATGGGTATCCCCAAGTGGCAGGGTACACCTGAAGAAAATTTAATGACTCTGCGGTCGGTAGCCAGACTTTTTGGGGCAGAAGATGTGGGTTGCATAGAATTAGATGATGATATCAAGAAGATGGTCTTTGATTCCGAGATGGATGGTAAGAAGTATGTATTTGAAGATGTTGACGCAGCCTACGAAACTGCGACCAAGAGAGTTATACCGAATAACTGCAAATACGTCTTCACCTGGAGTATGCGCCAGCCCCCTAACATGACCAGACATCAGGCCGGGCGTAAGGAAAATGCGCCTACATACATTGCTTATATGCGGGGTCATTTCCTATCCTGCTATATCAAAGACTTTGTCCGGGGTTTAGGCTATACAATGGTAGGAGCTGGAGGTACCGGTATAGGTTGTATCGGACCTACTGGCGGCTTTGCCGCTTTATCAGGCTTGGGTGAACTTGGCCGGGCTTCTTATGTTATTCATCCCAAGTATGGTTTGACTAACCGCGCTATGTGGATGCATATAACAAATTTCCCAATTGTACCTACCAAACCAATAGATTTCGGCAGCCGTGAATTCTGTAAGACTTGCAAAATCTGTGCCGAAGCCTGCCCGTTTGGAGCGATAAAAACCGGTGACCCCACTTGGGAAGATGATACGATTTATGGCAATCCCGGATTTTTGGGTTGGCATTGCAATTATGATTTGTGCCCCCATTGTCCTGTCTGCCAGGGTACTTGTCCTTTTAATACTATACGGGATGACAAGTCATTTATCCATGAATTAGTCCGTATTTCAGCCAGTCATACCACTGTCTTTAACACTTTCTTCCGTAATATGGACCTTAACTTTGATTACGGGCGTAAAGACCAACGTGACTGGTGGAAGGAAGAAGATTTCCCGTTTGGTATTGATACAAGTTACTAAGAAGAATCCATATTTAGAAAGGAGAGATACTAATGTTGTATTGGGTTGGTCTGATTGTCGGTATTGCTCTAGCTGTCTGGATAGGATGGCTGGTGATGCAGAAGCAGTTTAAATTCCGCTGGTACGAAGTGGTTCTAGCTGCCCTTGGGTTTACATCAGCTTTTGCAGCGGTTCAGCATTATTTCGCTTCGGTCAGAGAGTATGAGCATACTTCGGCTTGGCTGGGAGCTTTGGTTTTTGGGTTATTAGCTTTGATTATGCTTGGGGTATCCTTGCAGTTAGTTAGAAGCCATAACCGCACAAGATAAATTAATCAGTAGGGGCTAGGGTTGAGAAATCACCCTATGCCCCTGTTTTATTAGGAGGTGACCAGACATGGACGCGCTTAGGCCGTTTTCCCAGTCGATGTCTCCAGAGAGCATTTCTTACTATCGACGGTTAACTGCTGAATACGAAGCTTATTGCCAGCAACAAATGGATAATCACTTTATGGCCGCTAAGTTTAATTTTAAAAGCTGCCAGCGATGTGGATATTGCTGCCTATGTTATCCTTGTATCCCCCGACCGGATGAAATTGCGCCTGCTGCCCGATATCTTGAGATGACT
This sequence is a window from Dehalococcoides mccartyi 195. Protein-coding genes within it:
- a CDS encoding tyrosine-type recombinase/integrase, which codes for MKDTLIAPQAHDRTIRKLDTLIVSTGLRRHLEAFLLACRVEDLSRRTIFDYRQKIGQIIDYMVALGLTDPKEVTASHIRGFLLTKQETCQPVSVHGYYRSIKVFFNWLTREGVISFSPMAPIRPPKVPKKIIRPYYPDELRSLLLACEGRGILSLRDRAIMLVLIDNGIRLGELANINISDIDVDRETISVWGKGRKQRVVGISKRTQMAVYKYLHARVDNNPSLWVTTDSKTLTPKGIYLAIHRLGERAGLKDVRNSPHTFRHTAATLSIKNGGDLFQVQSMLGHTTLAMTRRYAASLQSEAAAEAHKKFSPVDNLKL
- a CDS encoding cobalt-precorrin-7 (C(5))-methyltransferase, translated to MPKLAALEAQKNGDTVVVLKTGDPLVAPAGLDGITSTFNGFEVEIIPGISSVQLAAAKAGISLYDAAIITYHPLPHDGGKDLRKKRRRMLDALSWGLHLIVLTGVRQMPNATARCLLDRGIAPDSRVMVIENPACPDEKITSCSLADVSSQRFGWFSVMVVFNKPD
- a CDS encoding pyridoxamine 5'-phosphate oxidase family protein — encoded protein: MSQEVINLFQDPSVPKMVATIDKKGELNVTPKTSMTAVDAETLAFADLYGRTTRTFKNLEETKKVAIVAVKVPVAPPFTTYQVKGTFLKYHTSGPLFDQFAKALKEAMGVDITGVGTVKVDAVYSQAPQDKGKLIS
- a CDS encoding Crp/Fnr family transcriptional regulator translates to MKYLNCMMDLWLFDSLNPQEKTEISRLFRRPEYLKNEYLFSEGEPASAVFVVAKGRVKLFKTAENGREIILAYLTQNQLFGEEILFNDAIRTITAVAMEDTRLCACYKSDFENLLSQNSQIAVKVIRTLSEKINNITETLADMAIYDIQNRLARTLARLAKEHGEDVGDGRRLNFRLTHDDLGSLVGASRVMVTNVIKSLKKSGIIKDDIDHKLVVSQWFLNDFSDEMPKFIRKDSSACKCFPKPGE
- a CDS encoding response regulator transcription factor yields the protein MKLLFIEDDKKIVESVFLLFKSFWPDMETKAVHLGKTGIEAVYKDDFDIAIIDLGLPDIDGINVLKQIRAFSSLPILILTARNNEQEIFTAFELGADDYITKPFQPLELIARVKSLLKRLNKTSQDLGIKYGHWRFGNSLKEISYKNNRVNLTVTEGQLLHILLSKTGSTVSYADISKSIWGRNEYYAKETIKTHIMRIRQKLSRIDGAKEFIINIPGVGYQITE
- a CDS encoding PAS domain-containing sensor histidine kinase, whose translation is MKMPSSERIGTADYCSQIVKIMQRNTLVGMAIVDQKMHQIIHVNQALCKMLGYRKKELIGKTMFDLTHPDDLEISYQHAMRIWDDEHCYSKIVKRYSKKDGGFIWAESEGFLLKDNSDNGILSITFIKDVTREISFSAAAPVNISGNPALSGQENLAIDVKKLLSDEINKRKLVYNQLLASYENEKKLRKCIQTEMKSRLEFTRIVVHDLKTPLTSIISSSGVLSNIAADGKYKALAANIYESTMNLNTRLDELLDMAQCEVRDPKLNRSRFNIKEMLDHIISIQHGMYNTNHIDFKIIIAPEVSFIIADEDRLRQILDNLIDNAIKYSPDSGLISINISRDQNNVLFSVSDSGIGIEPGEIKNIFKPYYRVESRQKKLQGLGLGLSIVRTYVKLHGGRIWVESEYGKGTTFLFTIPQPPLKVSST
- a CDS encoding reductive dehalogenase; the protein is MNKFHSIVSRRDFMKGLGLAGAGLGAAAAAAPVFHDLDEAASAPVAGGFRRPWWVKEREYEDPTCEVDWNQIERSDNSWTMHGVRNGVKGGYLFAGQKYLDWQKEGSDLAFNGVKNNEPGLTLRDMALEGGASPLLMGLNKVVNFVLPEIDQNEVLAQFGFTAAAWPNASSFWVASAPPDFWGVSKWQGTPEENSRMLRSAMRFFGASEVRFAELNEKTKKLIFTHHVHNTPIVFEDVDRAYEVAGQKFVLPDKPLYIISVAIQMSKEMYRQGNAGIRFAANNMRYRLNNVVQVATQSFLKGIGYQGIGYPSESLFHGMMPSQADAILTGFAEMARNNNYCISPEFGTVVGYYSILTDLPLAPDKPIDAGYFRFCHTCRKCAEACPSQAISFDSEPSWEIPPSSVDPAKETKYSTPGKKVFHTDSPACYSRWIGLHGCARCMGTCVFNTNMKAMVHDVVRATVGTTGLFNGFLWNADKAFGYGLVPPEKWEEWWDKDYPVLGQDSTIGSYYGGY
- a CDS encoding response regulator transcription factor, coding for MERILIVEDDFKTADAFVSIFKLTWPNAEIFTAQTGWEGIRLLEEYSPHIIILDIGLPDINGFEVISEIRHFTDIPIMVITARTDELDVVKALELGANDFISKPPRKMELIARIKALIRKKSVDDLSFGNINFDKIQRTIHINNSKVDLSVYESLLFEKLILAAPNTATYTQLTEHLWGEDNEENIKKLKVHIQYLRTKIEKSTGNSSVIINRSGLGYFLRNP
- a CDS encoding PAS domain-containing sensor histidine kinase; its protein translation is MRISKLNTSPGSTAERHQTRPVSRLNSLATKYKMTRRMINLNLYRQNKEQKSQKLNCQKLYRKYKTIFDLSSDPIVIAEVKGTGPHDRMIVEINEAAIKHFGYSRSELLMHDTSFLHPPEEVDALLSWVGTEMNKNHHVFFEAKHLRKDGNVLDVEIHATQIAIDNSPISIAVIRDISERKSLEKRAIKLHQAEQKFRIELESQIYQRTEFYKALVHELKTPLTPIVLNSEMLEDNLEGKHKKLADNIKLSSLELLARINELYDMAKGEVGTLQINRTWISLFDLINEIASVLSPSLNSKQLRLHLFFRPHLPPVYADQNRLKQVLVNLLNNAITFSLPKNKITMICGFNQKYVTIEIMDEGTGISEDDLHKLFKPYVLTKSDGLGLGLALSKKIIELHSGKIRVKSIKDTGSKFSIILPANNTD
- a CDS encoding reductive dehalogenase; this encodes MDELLASSGPINKRPWWVKERNIKDATTPIEWSAVQRRPYFWAYPMTAHQEAIIQGLMKPEDLPYQVQRILTAEELETRNQVVIDYCKNEFPGWEPGPDGFGDLRNTALAQVSEFFGFTRFPRRFQTNGKIINLAQLVADAGGGDRIDGFLPPMYEGVKSPEEMGIPKWQGTPEENLMTLRSVARLFGAEDVGCIELDDDIKKMVFDSEMDGKKYVFEDVDAAYETATKRVIPNNCKYVFTWSMRQPPNMTRHQAGRKENAPTYIAYMRGHFLSCYIKDFVRGLGYTMVGAGGTGIGCIGPTGGFAALSGLGELGRASYVIHPKYGLTNRAMWMHITNFPIVPTKPIDFGSREFCKTCKICAEACPFGAIKTGDPTWEDDTIYGNPGFLGWHCNYDLCPHCPVCQGTCPFNTIRDDKSFIHELVRISASHTTVFNTFFRNMDLNFDYGRKDQRDWWKEEDFPFGIDTSY